From a region of the Myxococcus stipitatus genome:
- a CDS encoding OPT/YSL family transporter, translating to MAQSAPQLPREPAPSPASSESNAVQTRFGWLPEVGTWKYHLLLSAVALLVLGPLGGIAASYMNFSVGFFVGGQVLAGILGSAVTYGYGSEGKHGANYMQTMAASVASLCAMSVLIQAMVWMGMQLPPAWHLILFVGCVGMFAVGVGMLYTPLLVDRLQLDYPSGYAVANILRALTDKRLLKVSISKLGGGTALGALAAWATERIAVVAAIGTSAATVGAGMIVGSRITVPAVLMAVIGKLSLPTLRELGWLGAEDPFRKVGFLIGLAMICGAAVVDLSMLAVQYAARVRARAAEAGAEEPAWKKVNMPRLLAWIVLWGAAAVAVGTFVLGQPAGWLLFGMGLALLFVLINGISYGITDQNPISSAFVSSIMLMSLMGLKNPLVALMAATILLISTSVGCDMQQDRSTGWRLGTNRNIQFRYQVMGVTMGALLCVGLAKVFMTAYPALTINQLDNPKAEVGQWGSAMTYKLVGAIRDLGSLSDAKVQALLVGLAIGFVVQVLRKLLQRHQGYQHYIRSSKAGFALGWTMDSLVLASPYASSFGGFVAFPVALWFGGGGIIASVFNTLAKRGAKPEPSGSPGEGEALPEDMSTMSLVGGGLIAGESLFFLIAGLIGLASLLA from the coding sequence ATGGCCCAGTCCGCTCCACAGCTCCCCCGGGAGCCCGCCCCCTCGCCCGCCTCGTCCGAATCCAACGCCGTGCAGACCCGCTTCGGGTGGCTGCCGGAGGTGGGCACCTGGAAGTACCACCTGCTGCTGTCCGCGGTGGCGCTCTTGGTCCTCGGCCCGCTGGGCGGCATCGCCGCCTCGTACATGAACTTCAGCGTGGGCTTCTTCGTCGGTGGCCAGGTGCTGGCGGGCATCCTGGGCAGCGCGGTGACGTACGGCTACGGCTCCGAGGGCAAGCACGGCGCCAACTACATGCAGACGATGGCCGCGTCGGTGGCCTCGCTGTGCGCCATGTCCGTGCTCATCCAGGCGATGGTGTGGATGGGCATGCAGCTGCCGCCCGCCTGGCATCTGATTCTGTTCGTGGGCTGCGTGGGCATGTTCGCGGTGGGCGTGGGCATGCTCTACACGCCGCTGCTCGTGGACCGGCTCCAGCTCGACTATCCGTCCGGCTACGCGGTCGCCAACATCCTGCGCGCGCTGACGGACAAGCGCCTGCTCAAGGTCTCCATCTCCAAGCTGGGCGGCGGCACGGCGCTCGGCGCGCTGGCGGCGTGGGCCACGGAGAGGATCGCCGTGGTCGCGGCCATCGGCACCAGCGCGGCCACGGTGGGCGCGGGCATGATCGTCGGCAGCCGCATCACCGTCCCCGCCGTGCTCATGGCCGTCATCGGCAAACTGTCGCTGCCCACCCTGAGGGAGCTGGGGTGGCTGGGCGCGGAGGACCCGTTCCGCAAGGTGGGCTTCCTCATCGGCCTGGCCATGATCTGCGGCGCGGCGGTGGTGGACCTGTCCATGCTGGCGGTGCAGTACGCGGCCCGCGTGAGGGCGCGCGCCGCGGAGGCGGGCGCCGAGGAGCCGGCGTGGAAGAAGGTCAACATGCCGCGGCTGCTCGCGTGGATCGTCCTGTGGGGCGCGGCGGCGGTGGCGGTGGGCACCTTCGTGCTGGGTCAGCCCGCCGGCTGGCTCCTGTTCGGCATGGGCCTGGCGCTGCTGTTCGTGCTCATCAACGGCATCTCCTACGGCATCACCGACCAGAACCCCATCTCCAGCGCGTTCGTCAGCTCCATCATGTTGATGTCGCTGATGGGCCTGAAGAACCCGCTGGTGGCGCTGATGGCGGCGACCATCCTGCTCATCTCCACCTCCGTGGGCTGCGACATGCAGCAGGACCGCTCCACCGGCTGGCGCCTGGGCACCAACCGCAACATCCAGTTCCGCTACCAGGTCATGGGCGTCACCATGGGCGCGCTGCTGTGCGTGGGCCTCGCCAAGGTGTTCATGACGGCCTACCCCGCGCTCACCATCAACCAGCTCGACAACCCCAAGGCGGAGGTCGGCCAGTGGGGCTCGGCGATGACCTACAAGCTGGTGGGCGCCATCCGCGACCTGGGCTCGCTCTCCGACGCCAAGGTCCAGGCGCTCCTCGTCGGCCTCGCCATCGGCTTCGTCGTCCAGGTGCTGCGCAAGCTGCTCCAGCGCCACCAGGGCTACCAGCACTACATCCGCTCCTCCAAGGCGGGCTTCGCGCTGGGGTGGACCATGGACTCGCTCGTGCTGGCCAGTCCCTACGCGTCCTCCTTCGGCGGCTTCGTCGCCTTCCCCGTGGCGCTGTGGTTCGGCGGGGGCGGCATCATCGCCTCCGTGTTCAACACGCTCGCCAAGCGCGGCGCGAAGCCGGAGCCCTCGGGCAGCCCGGGCGAGGGCGAGGCCCTGCCGGAGGACATGAGCACCATGTCCCTGGTGGGCGGCGGGCTCATCGCCGGCGAGTCGCTCTTCTTCCTCATCGCCGGACTCATCGGCCTGGCCTCCCTGCTCGCCTGA
- a CDS encoding methylase: MSTLDARTRGRTAPGRLRALDAYLCRREREPLSRVDGPWVRAVFVDVGFGEHPWTTLESAEAFRALNPELVVIGVELDGERARAAQAHADARTHFREGGFALPLSGDEPARLVRAMNLLRQGPPERVPDVHHALSRHLLPSGLVVEGSCDPSGSVLTAHLLRRGMDAAAPPTREALLFQTDFSRGFAPVLFRDWLPRDLRRRVRPGEPIHAFFQEWTEAWRQARNAGHSAPPEVFRESVLRLGARTGGVDLDGWLLEAGYLVWRPEGGVPP, from the coding sequence ATGTCCACGCTGGATGCCCGGACGCGCGGGCGCACCGCGCCAGGTCGCCTGCGCGCGCTCGATGCCTATCTGTGCCGTCGCGAGCGCGAGCCGCTGTCGCGCGTGGACGGGCCGTGGGTGCGCGCCGTCTTCGTCGACGTGGGCTTCGGCGAGCACCCGTGGACCACGTTGGAGAGCGCCGAGGCGTTCCGCGCGCTGAACCCGGAGTTGGTAGTCATCGGCGTGGAGCTGGACGGAGAGCGCGCCCGGGCCGCCCAGGCGCACGCGGACGCGCGCACGCACTTCCGCGAAGGCGGCTTCGCGCTGCCGCTTTCCGGGGACGAGCCGGCCCGGCTGGTGCGCGCGATGAACCTGTTGCGCCAGGGGCCTCCCGAGCGCGTGCCCGACGTCCACCACGCGCTCTCGCGCCACCTGCTGCCCTCGGGCCTCGTGGTGGAAGGAAGCTGCGACCCATCGGGTTCGGTGCTCACCGCGCACCTGCTGCGTCGAGGCATGGACGCGGCGGCGCCCCCGACGCGCGAGGCGCTCCTGTTCCAGACGGACTTCTCGCGGGGCTTCGCGCCGGTGCTCTTCCGGGACTGGTTGCCGAGGGACCTGCGCCGTCGGGTCCGACCGGGAGAGCCCATCCACGCCTTCTTCCAGGAGTGGACGGAGGCCTGGCGACAGGCCCGGAATGCGGGGCACTCCGCGCCGCCGGAGGTGTTCCGCGAGTCCGTCCTGCGGCTGGGCGCGCGAACGGGCGGCGTGGACCTGGACGGGTGGCTCCTCGAGGCGGGCTACCTCGTCTGGCGGCCCGAGGGTGGCGTGCCTCCCTGA
- a CDS encoding carbamoyl-phosphate synthase has product MKRHILSLLTAGLAASSAMPAPTPGTGVANAAASVRRTPPRPRRLEELEELETHQVESDDVTLDEAARAHVEGRPSALLFSASFYGTLAAARCFGRHGIDVTVADPGRLGPASWSRFVGRRVQCPPESQPEAFMEWLLDLGRREPLRHVLYPTSDELAWLVSVHAEELSRYFHLYDPGVAAVYGLLNKRKLFEAGQAVGLKLPRTWFPESEADLEAISREARFPVLIKPTTQILYSTHRKGLPVAEPSQLVEEYRAFARDGYAPMLVNFDPAVARPMVQEFHPEAAQGIYSLSGFVDETGGLFEVRGAMKVLQRPRRLGVGVCFESAPVREDLAEGLQRLCKRLGYHGVFEVEFIQTKDEFLLIDFNPRYYGQMGFDIARGLPLPLLAYHAALGDRDALLREVEAARAWRGRGEVFCNRIALEMLLNLQRLSGALPVDEAREWRRWLGRNKDVAVDPLIDTDDLMPTAVELAQILYGSARHPRAFVRMMVLNR; this is encoded by the coding sequence ATGAAACGGCACATCCTCTCACTCCTCACCGCCGGACTGGCCGCGAGCTCCGCGATGCCGGCGCCGACCCCGGGAACGGGCGTCGCCAATGCCGCTGCCTCGGTCCGCAGGACGCCCCCGCGTCCTCGCCGGTTGGAGGAGCTGGAGGAACTGGAGACACATCAGGTGGAGTCAGACGACGTGACGTTGGATGAGGCGGCCCGGGCACACGTGGAGGGTCGTCCGTCCGCGCTGCTCTTCTCCGCCAGCTTCTACGGGACGCTGGCCGCCGCGCGGTGCTTCGGGCGTCATGGCATCGACGTGACGGTGGCGGACCCGGGCCGGCTGGGGCCGGCGAGCTGGTCGCGGTTCGTGGGGCGGCGCGTGCAGTGCCCGCCGGAGTCGCAGCCCGAGGCCTTCATGGAGTGGCTGCTGGACCTGGGCCGCCGCGAGCCGCTCCGCCACGTGCTCTACCCGACGAGCGACGAGCTGGCATGGCTGGTGTCCGTGCACGCCGAGGAGCTGTCGCGCTACTTCCACCTCTACGACCCGGGCGTCGCCGCCGTCTACGGGTTGCTCAACAAGCGCAAGCTCTTCGAGGCGGGGCAGGCGGTGGGCCTGAAGCTGCCGCGCACCTGGTTCCCGGAGTCGGAGGCGGACCTGGAGGCCATCTCCCGCGAGGCGCGCTTCCCGGTGCTCATCAAGCCGACGACGCAGATCCTCTACTCCACGCACCGCAAGGGCCTGCCGGTGGCGGAGCCCTCGCAGCTGGTGGAGGAGTACCGCGCGTTCGCGCGCGACGGGTACGCGCCCATGCTGGTGAACTTCGACCCGGCGGTGGCGCGGCCCATGGTGCAGGAGTTCCACCCGGAGGCGGCGCAGGGCATCTACAGCCTGTCGGGCTTCGTCGACGAGACGGGCGGGTTGTTCGAGGTGCGCGGCGCGATGAAGGTGCTCCAGCGGCCCCGGCGCCTGGGCGTGGGCGTGTGCTTCGAGTCCGCGCCGGTGCGCGAGGACCTGGCGGAGGGCCTCCAGCGCCTGTGCAAGCGCCTGGGCTACCACGGCGTCTTCGAGGTGGAGTTCATCCAGACGAAGGACGAGTTCCTGCTCATCGACTTCAACCCGCGCTACTACGGGCAGATGGGCTTCGACATCGCCCGGGGGCTGCCGCTGCCGCTGCTGGCCTACCACGCGGCGCTCGGAGACAGGGACGCGCTCCTGCGGGAGGTCGAGGCGGCGCGGGCGTGGCGGGGGCGGGGCGAGGTGTTCTGCAACCGCATCGCGCTGGAGATGCTGCTCAACCTCCAGCGCCTGTCCGGCGCGCTCCCGGTGGACGAGGCGCGGGAGTGGCGGCGGTGGCTGGGGCGGAACAAGGACGTCGCGGTGGATCCGCTCATCGACACGGACGACCTGATGCCCACCGCGGTGGAGCTGGCGCAGATCCTCTACGGCTCCGCGCGCCACCCGCGCGCCTTCGTGCGGATGATGGTGCTCAACCGCTAG
- a CDS encoding pyridoxal-dependent decarboxylase, which yields MSLKSRMFGTAKRQVKQTLRPVLQRAMAPARTGIPPAWWGLESRHGQGLCLEGVPLKELTRRWGSPLHVVHLAALRRNVERFTAVPPGRVSGCEVFYSYKTNPIPGVLSVLHGLGVGAEIISASELWLALKLGVAPERIVYNGPVKSEASVREAITRGIQLLAANHAEELGTFSRIAAEVGRRPRVALRVSTDSGWSAQFGTPIAGGAALRAYAQARASAHLDVVGLHAHRGALIRTEGELTGFVESVLAFTDTLHQELGLDLEVLDLGGSLCTPSAEHIDERDWRLNLTFFRDLPAPAPEQALGISRYVALAVELVESHYARRGRQRPRIFLEPGRAMTGDTQLLLGRVHTLKEGEDRTWAVLDMGVNHAECVRNEYHQLFHVDRPDAPASRVYTVVGPICTPGDTLYHAKRLPDLEVGDTLAIMDAGAYFVPFATSFSYPQPAIIALEDGKERLLRRAETFEDQVALDVLPDASSTTDEPAAA from the coding sequence ATGAGCCTGAAGAGCCGGATGTTCGGGACGGCCAAGCGCCAGGTGAAGCAGACGCTGCGGCCGGTGCTCCAACGGGCCATGGCGCCCGCGCGCACCGGGATTCCCCCGGCCTGGTGGGGGCTGGAGAGCCGTCACGGGCAGGGGCTGTGCCTGGAGGGAGTACCGCTCAAGGAGCTGACGCGGCGCTGGGGCTCGCCGCTGCACGTGGTGCACCTGGCGGCGCTGCGGCGCAACGTGGAGCGCTTCACGGCGGTGCCCCCCGGGCGCGTGAGCGGCTGCGAGGTCTTCTACTCGTACAAGACGAACCCCATCCCGGGCGTGCTGTCCGTGCTGCACGGGCTGGGCGTGGGCGCGGAGATCATCTCCGCCTCCGAGCTGTGGCTCGCGCTCAAGCTGGGCGTCGCGCCCGAGCGCATCGTCTACAACGGGCCGGTGAAGTCGGAGGCCTCCGTGCGCGAGGCCATCACCCGGGGCATCCAGTTGCTGGCCGCCAACCACGCGGAGGAGCTGGGCACCTTCTCGCGCATCGCCGCGGAGGTGGGCAGGCGTCCGCGCGTGGCGCTGCGGGTGAGCACGGACAGCGGCTGGTCCGCGCAGTTCGGCACGCCCATCGCGGGAGGCGCCGCGCTGCGTGCCTACGCCCAGGCGCGGGCCTCCGCGCACCTGGACGTGGTGGGGCTGCACGCGCACCGGGGCGCCCTCATCCGCACCGAGGGCGAGCTGACGGGCTTCGTCGAGTCGGTGCTGGCCTTCACCGACACCCTGCACCAGGAGCTGGGGTTGGACCTGGAGGTGCTGGACCTGGGCGGCAGCCTTTGCACGCCGTCCGCCGAGCACATCGACGAGCGCGACTGGCGCCTCAACCTCACCTTCTTCCGCGACCTGCCGGCGCCGGCTCCGGAGCAGGCCCTGGGCATCTCCCGCTACGTGGCGCTCGCGGTGGAGCTGGTGGAGTCGCACTACGCGCGCCGGGGCCGTCAGCGCCCGCGAATCTTCCTGGAGCCGGGCCGGGCCATGACGGGCGACACGCAGCTCTTGCTGGGGCGCGTGCACACCCTCAAGGAAGGCGAGGACCGGACGTGGGCGGTGCTCGACATGGGCGTGAACCATGCCGAGTGCGTGCGCAACGAGTACCACCAGCTCTTCCACGTGGACCGGCCGGACGCGCCCGCCTCGCGCGTGTACACGGTGGTGGGCCCCATCTGCACGCCCGGGGACACGCTCTACCACGCGAAGCGGCTGCCGGACCTCGAGGTGGGTGACACGCTCGCCATCATGGACGCGGGCGCCTACTTCGTGCCGTTCGCCACGTCCTTTTCCTACCCCCAGCCCGCCATCATCGCGCTGGAGGACGGCAAGGAGCGCCTCCTGCGCCGCGCGGAGACGTTCGAGGACCAGGTCGCCCTCGACGTGTTGCCGGACGCTTCCTCGACGACGGACGAGCCCGCGGCGGCGTGA